In Hermetia illucens chromosome 1, iHerIll2.2.curated.20191125, whole genome shotgun sequence, one genomic interval encodes:
- the LOC119646860 gene encoding lipase 1-like → MLKFVFGVVLCFVACASAVDKDIAEDARLTTPELIKKYGYPAETHHVETDDGYILEVHRIARPGAQPIYLQHGNLDSSGTWVLMGPNLGLAYYLWESGYDIWMGNNRGNRYSRKHKTLSDSSSSFWDFSWHEIALYDLTATIDYILNNTGFKKTHYIGHSQGTTTFFVMGSERPKYNDKILSMQALAPVASFIDIKSPYILYIAWNLETVDYWTTLFGVNEFSANDAVKTESMLLLCKDNSLYQAACANDLFLIGGFDPAQLNYTMLPVINGHSPAGASVKQMLHFGQMARYKNFCQYNYGTLNFWKYGSLVPPCYDLKKVTAPVILHHATNDWLAQPYDVNKLYDNLGNPKGKYLVPYLAFNHFDFIWGIDSRELVHNKIISVLHQMEAEDKA, encoded by the exons ATGTTGAAGTTTGTTTTTGGAGTTGTCCTCTGCTTTGTTGCATGTGCATCAGCGGTTGACAAGGATATTGCTGAAGATGCTAGACTGACAACA CCAGAGTTAATAAAGAAATACGGATATCCGGCAGAAACACATCACGTGGAAACTGATGATGGGTACATCCTCGAAGTGCACCGTATCGCTCGACCTGGTGCTCAGCCCATTTACTTACAGCATGGAAACTTGGATAGTTCAGGAACCTGGGTTCTGATGGGCCCGAATCTTGGGTTAG CTTACTATCTTTGGGAAAGTGGTTACGACATATGGATGGGTAACAATCGAGGTAATCGTTATTCTAGAAAACATAAGACTCTCTCGGACAGTAGCAGCAGTTTCTGGGACTTTTCATGGCATGAAATCGCATTGTACGACTTAACAGCCACCATCGACTACATCTTAAATAACACGGGATTCAAGAAGACGCATTACATCGGACACTCACAG GGAACAACTACTTTCTTCGTAATGGGCTCCGAGCGTCCAAAGTACAACGATAAGATTCTCTCTATGCAGGCTTTAGCTCCAGTTGCTTCTTTCATTGACATTAAAAGTCCCTATATTTTGTACATAGCCTGGAACTTGGAAACAGTTGAT TACTGGACTACCTTGTTTGGCGTCAACGAATTCTCGGCCAATGATGCAGTCAAGACTGAATCAATGCTCCTTCTGTGCAAGGACAACTCACTTTACCAAGCAGCTTGTGCTAATGATTTGTTCTTGATTGGAGGTTTTGACCCAGCTCAATTGAATTAT ACTATGCTTCCGGTAATTAATGGACACTCGCCGGCTGGCGCTTCCGTTAAGCAGATGCTCCattttggtcaaatggctcgcTACAAAAACTTCTGCCAGTACAACTACGGGACCTTAAATTTCTGGAAGTATGGAAGCCTGGTTCCACCATGCTACGATCTGAAGAAAGTTACCGCTCCCGTCATCCTTCATCATGCTACTAACGATTGGTTGGCGCAACCTTATGATGTCAACAAGTTATATGACAATTTGGGTAACCCAAAGGGCAAATACCTTGTTCCATATCTGGCCTTCAATCATTTCGACTTTATTTGGGGTATCGATAGTCGCGAGCTCGTTCACAACAAAATTATTAGCGTTCTTCATCAAATGGAAGCGGAAGATAAGGCTTaa